Genomic DNA from Coffea arabica cultivar ET-39 chromosome 7e, Coffea Arabica ET-39 HiFi, whole genome shotgun sequence:
TTCAGACACTCAATTGGAAGTCTACCTCCCTCTCGTTaaaactaaaattgaaattaaaatcACGAAAAGCTCAATAAATATCACAATgaatatttatttgtttttctttgtttgtcATTCTTAATAATTCCTGTTAatgctcaaatatcaatcaatATTTCTTTATGAAATATTTTTAACTAACACAAATTCTTATGAAAACTAAAACATTTatttaatgaaaataatttatctAATTTCAATTATTACAACTAAATTTATGTCATTATCTTTTACACACTACAATGCTCTTCAATAGAAACTTCAGAGCAACTTGTGAGTTAGAAACTTATTTCATCATGTAACCGAGGACATGAATGTCTTTTTAGACCTTTCATACGTATAAATCCCACCTCAAATGTTTGACCATTTTGTCAGGGGGTAATTTGTGAGTTTTCAAATTATAGAGATAATCTACTACTCACTCTGTATTACCGGGGCAACTTGTAATTAAGCCAAATACTGCTACTAAATGTTGTTAGAATGGCTGGCCATCAGAGCAATAATCTTCCGACCGGAGTAATTTTTATTCAAATACCAACATTACCCTTGACTAGTAAATCCCATATATTGTCATTGATTTTGTTGGACCCATTGTCCACTAATTACTCTTTTTGCTTCCCTCTCTAATTAATTGACTAGTTTGCCTTCTTATTCTTTCTCTttaacttatttatttattatttggattaatcttctatatattgagtgtatacactgtcatgTTTGGATGAATGTTACATAtgctaaatttgaatttcaaatatgaATTTCACTTATGTGGCATTCATTTAATCATAATAGTGAATaaactgtcagtgtatataaaatttactcttatTATTTTTGCAAATCACTGATTTGGTTTTGAGTTTTTTTACCATAATGTTTTCTTATAgtgtaattcttttgttttagaatgcccttattttttattttcaaagttgtatttaaaagttattttttgtGAATACAATGTGGTTTAACTCAAACAACTAACAATCTAAatgaaaataatccaaaaaatgtAGACACACTGTTCCTTCAATATTATGGATGTAGAACATAATGCaatttaaaattaatttaatcTAGTTATTGAAAAAATTATGGACACATGTTGAAGTCAAGATTGATATAATAATTGAACAACTCATGATTTACTCCTATGTAAGCAACAAGTCACAAGTCTAACTTATGATTTATGATTAAACCCAAATTCATGGTAAaacaaaacttgaaaaagactTTATATAGAATCTATAATTTGATACTACTAGAATgaattaacaaaaaataaataaatagaacaaaataaaaaatgtacAATATTGCTATAATTGCAAcaaaaaattactcaaaagatGAGAACTTTGAATCTCATTATAATTGCAACAAAATTCCATCCtaaatttaatcaaaatttatGATCGCTCCAAAAAAACTATAAGCAAAAATTATTTGATAGAAAACATAATGgaataaaaccaaaaatgaaaagaaaaaagcaggAAAAAAATTACTGATATTGATGGAGAAATAGCAAAAGCAATGTGGAGAAGAATATATGCAAGTCTTGAACTACATAGTACATACTGCTAAGGTCTCAAGAGACTGAAAAGAAATTGTAAAATAGGAAAGATGCAGAGAGAGATCGTAAGGTGGGaataagagagaagaaaaactgGTTGCTGCATTAATaagaaagggggaaaaaagagTAATGAGTGAACAATCAACCCCAACAAAATCAATGGGAATATATGAGGTTGACTAACTGAGGGTAATATTggtatttaaataaaaattgctATGACAGTATCGCTAGCCAATTAGAATACCTATTTTGTAGTTGTACTAGGTGGTGAGACCCCGCGTTCGACGCGGGGTGCCCATATTTGGTGAATTGGCTGTTGCTTGTTGGGAAAATTTGCTGGGAGAGAGGAACGAGTAACGTGAGTAGTTTTAGCAGAAGTAATTTATATTTGTAGAGATATTATGGTAATTTGCAAGTAATATTAAGTTTTTGGTGATTGAAAAGATGGATAGAAAAGTGAAAGTCACATAACTTCTAGTTTATCACCAAATAACAAAAGCACGCTGTTGTTTGAACTGAAACTAATACATGCCTAACCAGTGTTTTTGCATGTCTAACAAAAGTGGATTTTCTGTCATCTCTTCACTTGACTGGAGAGTTCAATCAACTTTTGGATGTTTTGCCGTCTTTGTTAGTTCTTCTTCAAGACTTCGTTTTACTGAAGATGAGGGACCTTTGTGGCTGCCTTGATCCACTGAGACAACAGATAAAGTTGACGTTGCAATGAGAGTCGGGGAAACTGGTTCAATGTAAGCGGCAGTTTCTGTGGTGGTGTCTTTTACAAAGGATGGTGGAGTTGCAACTAACTCTGATGATTGTGTTTCAGCAATTTGATGAGCTTCTGGATGTTGTTCTGGTTCTTCTGGAATGAAGGTTGTGAGGAAAAATAATGGAAGAAGATGCTTCTGAGAGGGAAGATATGATCTCATCTCACagagaaaattttgattttgcaaTTTTTCAGTAATTCTGCTAAAAGGCAGCAATTCTCCCTGTaaaaaaataacttttgttACTGATTCTGGTAGACAATATTAATTGAAATTATATCTGTTCGTATAATTATATCAAAATTAATCTACCTGTAGATGCTTCTCATATATTTGAGTAGCGGTGTAATCAATGAGGGTTTCAGCATTTAGATCCTCTACTGTTGCATCAATGAAACCAGTGTCGTCATAAATCTATGCTTGGAATTTAACTCTGCAGTAGGGATGATTGTTAGCACATGAGATAGAATATATGAAGGGTATCATAAGGAATTTTCAGAACTTAAAGATAAAGTTACTTTGGTTTGGGCTTTGTATCTCTGAGTCCACAGAAATTGCAATCAAATTCCATATCCATTGGAGCACCAGTGATTTTGTTGCAGCCAGTGCATATCGCAGAAAAAAATCGCTGATTGCAGTTGATGATTCTGATTTTTCCTCTGATCCAAAAGTTCTTTATCTGATTCAAACATAGTTATATATAGATGTTAATAAAATTGAATGAGCGAGATTATAAGATCATAAGGTATGTAGCTGATAATGTAGATTAGTGGTGCATATATGTCTATGTTTTACTGGATTTGATGATGCAAGAATCTGTCCAATCAAACGAAGTTCAGTGTTGGCTGGCGCAACTGTTTTTTGTTTATCTTTCTCATATAGTCTTTGATTGATAACTCTGTGAATGTAAGAAAtattctcttgagacctatcATAGTAAAAGCAAATGTTAATATTTATGTGGATAGTTATGAAGAGAATTTTGAGTAAAAGAAGGTGATATTTGTAAGTGAAAGCATACCAGATTTTGAGAGAAGCAGTCTGATGGAGTGGTGGATCCAGGACAATTGTACTATTTGGTCGAGTGCTAATGTCAATTCCTGATTAATTGCGccaaaaaagtaaatgaagttATGTTTATTTAAACTAAATGTAAATAGCATCAGGTTGATTTTGACTATATTTTTACCATGATAAGTGCTGATTCTAGGTCGTAGAATCAAAATTGGTGGATGAGTGTGGATTCTGTTAACAAGCTCAAGACCTTCATAGTAAATGTAAGGTTCCCACATTGTGAATATCAATGGTCTACATCTGTAAATTTTAATATATGGATGATACAGTTACAAGTAAACGATCAACAAGTTGTTCATATATCAAATGCTTTATAACTATGTTTATTTTGTAGTTCTCACAGCTAAGATCATGAGATACTTACTCGGGATTGACAACTATGAATTTTTGAATTGTACGTGGTCCTCTTGCAGTACCAACCACTTCTTCTGGAAATGCATGGATTGCTACACACAGGATGTCTAGTTGAACATGAAAATTTTCTGATTAGAAAATGTACAGTAAAGTATCATGTAGTATTTATTATTCATGAGTTTTTATACTGAATCTGTCTGCATCACTATTCTTGTATTTGTCAAGACTCCAAAACGCAGTGATAGGAAAGGAGTCTGCTAGCTGAACTGAGTCCGTTTTGCCAACTTTCTTGATGAAGGCAGCTTTAGTGAGTGTTAACTGGAGTGGAACAGAGCCAGTTTGGTTTCTTGGATCAGTAATTGGTACAACAGCAGCATTTGCAATATAATAGGTCTCATAAAGTTGTAATTTGTCATGAACGTAATTGACATCTCTATTAAAGGCAATTGCTTGAATTGATTCATGCTgtcaaaacaagagaaaaagtaGTAAACAAATGAGGAGATATGAatgatttcaaattttgtttaCCGTTTGGTTATTTAATCCTGCTGTTTTCTAATTGATAACCAAGAAACTCTAACAATTGTTTACAAAGTGATTTATTGGTATATAGAATTTGATATGTACAGTTTACATAATTAAATTTTAGTATTCTTAAATTTTAGTATTTCAAAATTGAGTTGTAGACATAATGTGTATTCGGATAACCTTTTTTCTTTGCTGGAcaaacaagtaactaagtgaGCAAATGAAGTGTTTATCTGACCTGTTGATCTGAAAACATTAGTCTGATGAAGCAAGAACCTTGATTCTTTCCTGGATAGATTGGTGATTTTTCGGTGAGAATTCCCTTAATCATCCAATCTTTTGATTCATGACTCAAACTGCTAACAGGAATACATCTGTCATCCATAACTACAATATATGAAATATATAAATTAGTGAACACAATTATTAGCAATTATAACAGAAAATCATAAAGGACAGGCATGTTGAATATGATAAACAAAGCAGAATGCGTTGGAAATGATTTAGATGCAAATTGATATGAACTAAGTATAAAAGACATGATAGATAGAATACAAAAGGCTGGTACTTAAGTAGCAGTTGCAGCTGCAAGTATTTCTTCATAAACAATGTTTCGTGTACTACTATCTGCCATGTATTCAAGCACAACTGGTCTTAGAAGTATCTTTAGTTTTTCTGCAGTTCTTGCCCTTGACATTGCAACATACAATTGGCCATGTGAAAAGACTGGTTCTTTTAAATATATTCCAACAAAGTCAAGTGTCTGCCCCTGTGATTTGTTAATAGTCATTGCAAAACATAATGAAACAGGAAATTGAGTTCGCTTGAATGGTATTGGATAAGATTCATCATTTGAGCTATGCAGTGGAATTCGAGGAATGAAAACTTGTTTTCCACTGTGATTTCCTGAAGTAATCTGTGCATGAATAAGATTGCGAgcaaaatttaaacaaattaAACGTGTACCATTACACAAACCTTGGGCGGGATTCAAATTTCTAAGAAGAATTATAGGACAACAAGGTTTCAGGATTAACTCATGGTGCGGCAATCCTGGTGGCTGGATAGTGTTCAGAAAATCTCCATGATCAGCTTGCTTTGAAGGATCAAGTGTTTGATCAAAACTCATGTATCTTGTTTCTTGACCAGGAAATCTTTGAATCAAAAGGTTATTTACATCATGGACAAAGTCATTTGTTGTAGTAAGAATGGCTCTATTGGTGACGTTTGAGCTATTGTGAATAAAATCAGTGAGTGATGGATAAACAGCACTTATTAACTGATCAAGGGAAACAGCATCATTCATGAAAGGAATTAGGATAGATAGTGGCAGTTGAATTTTGCTGTCTCCAAATGTTGGTTCTGTCCCATTTCCAATTCTGAGCAAAAGATCTGAAAATTGAGGATCCAATCTAGCTCTCATATTTTCAGTCAGATGCATTTTTTGTAAATGAGGCCAGATGTAAGAGTTGACAAGTGATGCAGATATATAATCGTCTTTCTGACCTCTTCGAACAACAGGGAGAGTTTGTCGAAAATCTCCACCAAAGACAATGATTTTGCCACCGAATATAGTATCACAATCTAGAATATCACGAAGCATTGCATCAAATGATTCAATTGCATATTTTTTAGCCATCGTTGCTTCATCCCATATAATCAACTTTGCAAGTTTCAGAAGCTTACTGATGCTACTTTGTTTTGAAATGTTACATGTTTGCTTGATGTCTTGGTGGAGTGGAATCTTGAAGCGAGAGTGTGCCGTGCGTCCTCCCGGCAATAATGATGCTGCAGCACCAGATGTTGCTGTTGCAAGTGCAATATAACCTCTTGATCTCACAGTTGCAAGCAATGCTTTGTATAAAAAAGATTTACCAGTTCCACCAGGACCATCAATGAAAAAGGCAGCAGGAGCATTTTCATTGATTTTTTGCATTATTTTGTCGAATGCAGACTTTTGTGCACTGTTTAACATTGATACTGCAGCTAAATCTTCATCAGAAATAGGTATCTGATACTCAACTTCAATTTCTTTGACAGACTTATCTGCACACAACATCTGATAAGGAATATCTGTGAGATTGTAATCAGTTATATCTTTTCCCATGATCTGAAGATGTTGATCAATCAAGTTAAgaacttgaatttgtacttgttgcTGCGATAATGCTAAGTTTTGTCTAATGTCTTCTGACAAATGATTTTCGAATTTCAACCAAGCATCTCTTGGATTTGTTGGTGTACAGTGCACAAGTAACACAGCAAAAAGTTGTCTAAGGGAACATGGCATCTTGTATACAAGTGCCTCAGATAAACATTCATCAAAACCACTGTCCGTCTGGAGTAATCCACGAAGTGTTGCAGTTCTTTATATGAGGATGCCTGGCAACCGTTGACAGATTTTAACTCATCAAAAGAGGTTGGTTTTCTTACATGCATAAGTAACATTCTGAGGTAATATCTTTCTCCCTCAACAGGGTGTGCTGTGTTAATACGACCGATGACCTCTCCACGTTTCCTATCAATCCATATCCTGTCACCTTCATCCCAAGTAAAGTACCGAGGAAATTCTCTATAGAGACAATTGAGATCCTGTGCTCTTTTATTTGTTCGATTCATAGACAAGAATTCTGTCAACATTGTCCTTAAATTTCTTTCATTACGAAGAACATCTTGCAATATCTGATCTTGAGTGAATGATATAGGCTGATAATTTTCCAGATGTAAGTGCATTGTCATCACTGATGGATGAATGTTGGTTAAATCAAATGCAAATATCCTCCACATAGCTTCAGGAGCACAAATCCATCTAGCAGATTGAAAGTTATGAATCTCATCAATGATATTTTTTGTCTGATGAGTTGTGATCTGATACATAACTTTGTCATGTCCCTTGTAGATATACTTGTAAATATATTTGACTGCTTCAATAGCAGAGCATATCTCGACATTGATATGACAATCAAATTTTGCAAGTAGATATGCATTATATGGTACAACCCATCGGTTATCAAGCAAATGTTCCCTGATAATAACATTTTTTCCATCATTTCGCCTTCTATAAACAGGATAGGAATTTCTTGCATGTTTAGTGTATGCAGAGAATTCTTTTGGATAGTTATTTCTGCACTTTCCATTTTGACGCATACAGGGGTTGTTTGGATTCAATGTGCCACATGGTCCATGAAGCATGTGCTTTATCACCAATGAATATAAATACGGTGACTCTTTTGGATCTGGTAACTCTGCAGAAACAATTCTATCATATGCCTCAGGAGAAAACATTTTTGATCCTTGTTTGAGGATAATCAGGAAATGAGCATGTGGCAATCCTCGCTTCTGAAATTCAATGACATAAGTATAAGCTGCAACTTCACCGAAGAGATTtcttttgaacaaatcatcttTTAACTGCTCAATTTTTGCTCGGAATACCCGAGAAATCAAATCTGGTCTATTTTGAATTTCATCTTCATCTGATAAATGTAGTTTTATCTCTGGCCAGGATGGATTACATGTCATTGTGAGAAAGATGTCAGGTTTTCCATATCGTTGAACAAGTGACATGGCATCCATATATCTTCGACGCATGTCTCTGGGACCTCCTATAAAACTTGCTGGAAGAATAATCCGTTTACCAATTCTTGATCCTGAAGTCTCACCACTTGTTACACTATCCATTAATCCTTGATAAACCTCAGTTCTTAAGTGTTGCTGCCTGTGTCTGTGGAATTCCAACCGTGATGTCTCCAATTTAATATAGGTTTCTACTGAATATTGCTGCAGTAGTCTTCCTATGTGTAGTAAATTTGACTGATCACCATCTCTGACCTGAAACTTATATGCATAATATTCACGACAAGATACTGTTGgtctcttgattttctttttcttggagaCTGTTAGAAATCAGCAAGAATATGAATTAGTTATTGAAGGGACAGACTTAACATATAAGTAAATTTGCATAAATATTTTGGAACTGTATTGATCGTAAAGACTGATAATATAAATGAGAAATTGAATAGAGAGCAgcaaaatataaatgtatttgAATGAGTTTTTCTGACATTGCGATTAATTTTGCAACTGATATCAGTACCTTTTTCTTCGGCAGATATGACTTCATCAATGTGTGAGCAATTTTGGATTGAGAGGATATTTTGGTTCTGGCATGTTGAACCTAACTGGTTAAGAACATCTGATCTTGGTATCCGCAGTATATCCTTGTGCCATCCAGTCTCACCCTTTGCAAATATAAGTGGATACTGAAGTGTATCATAGCAGCCGTAATATTGCTTTAATATGCGCTTGCTTCCTGTTTTTGTGAAAATCTGGATATTCCGAGTGCCATCACCAGTGTTATAATCATTTTCATTCCACATTGCTGCTACCTGAGACACTGCAGGAAGGTTGTAGACTCTTTGATCTAAACCTGGATctgatttcaagaaaattttatgATCTTCAAGATCATGAAGGTCCACCAAACTTCTGATGAAAGTGGAATAAGGATTATCATGAAGAATATCCTTGAGTTGCTGGATAATGGATTCCCTGAACTTGCTAGAAATTGCCATACGATTGGCTATTTCATGTTGCGTGTCATAAAAATATAGTTGCAAGTTTGTTGCTCTTTCACCCTCAGAAGGAACCAATGGATTAATAAAATGGTAAATCTGGCCCTGTACTCTGAACGTATATATACCATTATTCCTTCTGCTAAAATTTTTATCATAATGAACGCCAAGGGATGTAAAAGCAAACATGTTATTATAGCTCCTGATGCACAATTGAAATTCTCTAGCTTCAGGGGTATTTGCCTTGTAAAGTTGAACTAATTTTTCTGGCATTTGAGTTTCTGCTAAGTGAATTTCACCTGCTGAACAACAAAATTTTGGTGGCTCCATGTAGAATCGCTTAGCATGACAAAAGATACAGTCTGGAACGTCTGGTAAAACACTTGGGTGAACTGGTATTTGTTGCAACAATGATATGTTTTTTCTTCTACGACGTGGACCTATACAATATGGAATATAGGCACTTCTAACTGACAGGAGAATGGAAAAAAGTATGAAGAATCTCAGTCACACTTATATAGACATACGTATATAGAAATCTATAGTATATAGCTACCAGTTGGATGCTGCAGATTGCTGGTTGATGGCCGGTCTTCAGATAGAACAATTGATAGTAGAGGATAGCAAGATTCCAGAAGAGATCACAACAAAAAAGAATGGGCTTAAAAGAGAGGGAAGTTAATAGTTCTTAGTATATAAGAAGAGAACAGAGATATAGTTGATAAATAATTCGTAAGCCTACCTAAATCTACAGCTGAGGAATCATCAAAGATATCTGTTTGAAAAGTTGTCCAAGGAAGGATGTTTTGAGGAAGCAGACAATCACTTGTTGCAAAAACTGTTAGTAGAAGAAAGGAAATAAGCAACAATAATTTGTGAGCTTTCATGAAAATTTGACGGTTAGTACAAAACAATTGGTTTAGGAGGCTCAAGAGTATACTTTCGTCAACAGTGTCATTTGTCGAGCTGAAATGCATGGCTGACTGATCAGAAGAACTAACAACAGGCATTTGAA
This window encodes:
- the LOC113700854 gene encoding uncharacterized protein, with the translated sequence MGRKRKSISEDERRIQVNQRRRERYAKKAAERQQKTQQSTEYENRFSHGSHAMSFSPIDDTLVDASIHNDVSLSALLKAGCTCFQMPVVSSSDQSAMHFSSTNDTVDEIFATSDCLLPQNILPWTTFQTDIFDDSSAVDLVRSAYIPYCIGPRRRRKNISLLQQIPVHPSVLPDVPDCIFCHAKRFYMEPPKFCCSAGEIHLAETQMPEKLVQLYKANTPEAREFQLCIRSYNNMFAFTSLGVHYDKNFSRRNNGIYTFRVQGQIYHFINPLVPSEGERATNLQLYFYDTQHEIANRMAISSKFRESIIQQLKDILHDNPYSTFIRSLVDLHDLEDHKIFLKSDPGLDQRVYNLPAVSQVAAMWNENDYNTGDGTRNIQIFTKTGSKRILKQYYGCYDTLQYPLIFAKGETGWHKDILRIPRSDVLNQLGSTCQNQNILSIQNCSHIDEVISAEEKVSKKKKIKRPTVSCREYYAYKFQVRDGDQSNLLHIGRLLQQYSVETYIKLETSRLEFHRHRQQHLRTEVYQGLMDSVTSGETSGSRIGKRIILPASFIGGPRDMRRRYMDAMSLVQRYGKPDIFLTMTCNPSWPEIKLHLSDEDEIQNRPDLISRVFRAKIEQLKDDLFKRNLFGEVAAYTYVIEFQKRGLPHAHFLIILKQGSKMFSPEAYDRIVSAELPDPKESPYLYSLVIKHMLHGPCGTLNPNNPCMRQNGKCRNNYPKEFSAYTKHARNSYPVYRRRNDGKNVIIREHLLDNRWVVPYNAYLLAKFDCHINVEICSAIEAVKYIYKYIYKGHDKVMYQITTHQTKNIIDEIHNFQSARWICAPEAMWRIFAFDLTNIHPSVMTMHLHLENYQPISFTQDQILQDVLRNERNLRTMLTEFLSMNRTNKRAQDLNCLYREFPRYFTWDEGDRIWIDRKRGEVIGRINTAHPVEGERYYLRMLLMHTDSGFDECLSEALVYKMPCSLRQLFAVLLVHCTPTNPRDAWLKFENHLSEDIRQNLALSQQQVQIQVLNLIDQHLQIMGKDITDYNLTDIPYQMLCADKSVKEIEVEYQIPISDEDLAAVSMLNSAQKSAFDKIMQKINENAPAAFFIDGPGGTGKSFLYKALLATVRSRGYIALATATSGAAASLLPGGRTAHSRFKIPLHQDIKQTCNISKQSSISKLLKLAKLIIWDEATMAKKYAIESFDAMLRDILDCDTIFGGKIIVFGGDFRQTLPVVRRGQKDDYISASLVNSYIWPHLQKMHLTENMRARLDPQFSDLLLRIGNGTEPTFGDSKIQLPLSILIPFMNDAVSLDQLISAVYPSLTDFIHNSSNVTNRAILTTTNDFVHDVNNLLIQRFPGQETRYMSFDQTLDPSKQADHGDFLNTIQPPGLPHHELILKPCCPIILLRNLNPAQGLCNGTRLICLNFARNLIHAQITSGNHSGKQVFIPRIPLHSSNDESYPIPFKRTQFPVSLCFAMTINKSQGQTLDFVGIYLKEPVFSHGQLYVAMSRARTAEKLKILLRPVVLEYMADSSTRNIVYEEILAAATAT